In Ochrobactrum vermis, the following proteins share a genomic window:
- the der gene encoding ribosome biogenesis GTPase Der has product MGFTVAIVGRPNVGKSTLFNRLVGRKLALVDDLPGVTRDRRIHDAKLYDLKFQVIDTAGLEEAANDSLEARMRAQTEAAIQEADVILFVVDAKNGLTPTDSTFAEVVRRSGKPVVLVANKAEARGAQSGMYDAFQLGLGEPCPISAEHGQGMPDLRDAIVELLGEERAFADEKEEEVVDEVFTPKAVGELIGDDIEDPDEEIIPAYDATKPLRIAIVGRPNAGKSTMINTMLGEDRLLTGPEAGITRDSISVDWEWQGRKIKLFDTAGLRRKSRVQEKLEKLSVADGLRAIRFAEVVIIVLDATIPFEKQDLQIADLIIREGRAPIIAFNKWDLIEDRQMVLADLYEKTARLLPQVRGLRAVPISGERGQGIDKLMENVVKTHEIWNRRVSTGRLNRWLGGVIAHQPPPAVSGRRLKVKYMTQVKTRPPGFVVSCSRPDAMPQSYVRYLINGLRETFDMPGVPIRLSLRTSDNPFAGRAKKKK; this is encoded by the coding sequence ATGGGTTTCACAGTCGCCATCGTCGGGCGTCCCAATGTCGGCAAGTCCACGCTGTTCAATCGCCTCGTCGGCCGCAAGCTGGCGCTGGTCGATGACCTGCCGGGCGTCACGCGCGACCGGCGTATCCACGATGCCAAGCTTTACGATCTGAAGTTTCAGGTCATCGACACGGCAGGTCTCGAAGAAGCTGCCAATGACAGCCTGGAAGCGCGCATGCGCGCCCAGACCGAGGCCGCCATTCAGGAAGCCGACGTGATTTTGTTCGTCGTCGATGCCAAGAACGGCCTGACACCGACCGACAGCACCTTTGCTGAAGTGGTGCGACGTTCCGGCAAGCCGGTGGTGCTGGTCGCCAACAAGGCGGAAGCGCGCGGCGCGCAATCAGGCATGTACGACGCTTTCCAGCTTGGCCTCGGCGAACCGTGTCCGATCTCTGCCGAACACGGTCAGGGCATGCCCGATCTGCGCGACGCGATTGTCGAGCTTCTGGGCGAAGAGCGTGCCTTTGCCGACGAGAAGGAAGAGGAAGTTGTAGACGAGGTTTTCACGCCGAAGGCAGTTGGAGAACTCATCGGCGACGACATCGAAGACCCGGATGAGGAAATCATCCCGGCCTATGATGCGACCAAACCGCTGCGCATCGCCATTGTCGGACGCCCGAATGCGGGCAAGTCGACGATGATCAATACGATGCTCGGCGAAGACCGCCTGTTGACCGGGCCGGAAGCGGGCATCACGCGTGACTCGATTTCGGTCGATTGGGAATGGCAAGGTCGCAAGATCAAGCTGTTCGACACGGCAGGTCTGCGCCGCAAGTCGCGCGTGCAGGAAAAGCTCGAAAAGCTTTCGGTTGCCGACGGTCTGCGCGCGATCCGTTTTGCGGAAGTCGTGATCATCGTGCTCGACGCGACGATCCCGTTTGAAAAGCAGGATCTGCAGATCGCCGATCTCATCATCCGTGAAGGCCGGGCACCGATCATCGCATTCAACAAATGGGATCTGATCGAGGATCGCCAGATGGTTCTGGCCGATCTTTACGAGAAGACGGCTCGCCTGCTGCCGCAGGTGCGCGGGCTTCGCGCCGTGCCGATTTCCGGCGAGCGCGGGCAGGGTATCGACAAGCTCATGGAGAATGTCGTCAAGACCCACGAAATCTGGAACCGCCGCGTTTCGACCGGACGTCTCAATCGCTGGCTGGGAGGCGTTATCGCGCATCAGCCGCCACCGGCAGTCTCGGGTCGCCGCCTGAAGGTGAAATATATGACGCAGGTGAAGACCCGCCCGCCGGGCTTCGTCGTTTCCTGCTCGCGTCCCGATGCGATGCCGCAATCCTATGTGCGCTACCTCATCAACGGTCTGCGAGAGACCTTCGATATGCCGGGCGTGCCGATAAGGCTTTCATTGCGCACCTCGGACAATCCGTTCGCAGGCCGCGCGAAGAAAAAGAAATAA
- a CDS encoding alpha/beta hydrolase: MSTKPTIVLAHGFWGGAAHWSKVILALSQMGYDKIRAVEMPLTSLADDAERLRKMTAQQDGPVLLVGHSYGGAVITQAGDLPNVVGLVYIAAFAPDAGESPGGISQEHPPAAIANLAPDSDGYLWIKYDKFHESFCQDLSADEALVMAITQKAPIANTFGDTITAPAWKKKPTWYQLSTQDHMIAPENQKRMAERMKPRKTITLDASHASLASKPDEVAALIAEAAGGVS; this comes from the coding sequence ATGAGCACAAAACCGACTATCGTACTCGCGCATGGTTTTTGGGGAGGAGCGGCGCACTGGAGCAAAGTCATCCTCGCACTTTCCCAGATGGGTTATGACAAGATAAGAGCTGTCGAAATGCCGTTGACTTCGCTCGCCGACGATGCGGAGCGCTTGCGCAAGATGACGGCACAACAGGATGGTCCTGTCCTTCTGGTCGGTCATTCCTATGGCGGCGCGGTCATTACGCAGGCAGGCGATCTGCCCAATGTGGTGGGTCTGGTTTACATCGCGGCCTTTGCACCGGATGCGGGCGAAAGCCCCGGCGGCATCAGCCAGGAACATCCGCCTGCGGCAATTGCCAACCTGGCCCCTGACAGCGACGGCTATCTCTGGATCAAATACGACAAGTTTCACGAAAGTTTCTGCCAGGATCTAAGCGCCGATGAAGCTCTGGTCATGGCAATCACGCAGAAAGCCCCCATCGCCAATACATTCGGCGACACGATCACAGCGCCAGCCTGGAAGAAGAAGCCAACCTGGTATCAGCTATCAACTCAGGACCACATGATCGCCCCGGAAAACCAGAAAAGGATGGCTGAGCGCATGAAACCGCGCAAGACCATCACACTGGATGCGAGCCATGCCTCGCTTGCGTCAAAACCCGACGAGGTTGCCGCATTGATCGCCGAGGCCGCCGGCGGCGTCTCGTGA
- a CDS encoding OmpA family protein: MTNQFIGSIAISLAALCLPSIAIAQNTGTDNSAYIRDLVPEIRDLVSASGSTDGKARGLSGAAQQIVEKSGNITMRETDDSIVLSVTSDILFGFDSAKLTGKAKSTLTDIASILDSMPDSAVRVVGHTDSKGSDSYNDKLSKSRADAVARFLVSNGVQSERLKPEGHGESEPVAPNEIEGKDNPDGRTQNRRVEFVLPKG, translated from the coding sequence ATGACCAATCAGTTCATAGGCAGCATCGCAATCAGCCTTGCCGCGCTTTGCCTGCCATCCATCGCGATCGCGCAGAACACAGGCACTGACAACAGCGCCTATATCCGTGATCTCGTGCCCGAGATTCGTGACCTTGTATCCGCATCGGGCAGTACAGATGGCAAGGCACGCGGCCTGTCAGGGGCAGCACAACAGATTGTCGAGAAAAGCGGCAACATCACAATGCGGGAAACCGATGACAGCATCGTCCTTTCCGTGACGAGCGATATTCTGTTCGGCTTCGACAGCGCCAAATTGACCGGCAAGGCCAAGTCTACGCTGACTGACATTGCCAGTATACTCGACAGCATGCCGGACTCTGCCGTCCGTGTTGTCGGCCACACCGATTCCAAAGGGTCAGACAGCTACAACGATAAACTGTCGAAAAGCCGCGCCGATGCGGTCGCCAGATTTCTCGTCAGCAATGGCGTGCAATCGGAACGACTGAAGCCAGAGGGGCATGGCGAGAGCGAACCTGTCGCGCCCAATGAAATCGAGGGCAAGGACAATCCCGATGGGCGGACGCAAAACCGGCGCGTCGAATTTGTGCTGCCGAAAGGCTAG
- a CDS encoding Hsp70 family protein, whose protein sequence is MTKAGQSRFDGVTLGIDFGTTNTVISVAAPDGTTAVLSVPKDGVDITGYRSILCFWQDRQTGERTVESGPWAMDVFVNAPHSTRMLQSFKTFAASKSFTDTPVFGKRFKFEDILKTFLETVAARLGDRLPPKGNRVVIGRPVIFAGASPDEALAMQRYEKAFRAFGFTDIHYVYEPVAAAYFYAQELKAASTVLVADFGGGTSDFSIVRFEVDKNGLSFMPLSQTGLGIAGDTFDYRIIDNAVSPLLGKGTEYQSFGKRLTIPNHYYANFARWNTLFLMNSPATIRDLDELARQAVDPKPLEHFINLIENDYGYEIYRAVSDLKVRLSSQRICELHFKADDFEIRSDVTRNDFENWIFDDVRQIEQSVQQAVDRAGLETSAIDRVFLTGGTSFVPVIRTVFENRFPDAAVTSSNQFDSIANGLALIGQSADIERWAVKW, encoded by the coding sequence ATGACGAAGGCTGGCCAGAGCCGTTTTGACGGCGTGACATTGGGCATCGATTTTGGCACGACCAATACGGTAATTTCTGTCGCAGCGCCTGACGGCACGACAGCGGTTCTGAGCGTGCCGAAGGACGGGGTCGACATTACGGGTTACCGTTCGATCCTTTGCTTCTGGCAGGATCGCCAAACCGGCGAGCGCACCGTTGAAAGCGGGCCTTGGGCGATGGATGTATTCGTCAACGCGCCGCATTCGACCCGCATGCTGCAATCGTTCAAGACATTCGCGGCATCGAAATCCTTCACCGACACACCGGTTTTCGGCAAGCGGTTCAAGTTCGAGGACATTCTGAAGACATTCCTCGAAACGGTTGCCGCACGGCTGGGCGACCGCCTGCCGCCAAAGGGCAACCGTGTGGTTATCGGCAGGCCGGTGATTTTTGCAGGCGCATCACCGGACGAGGCGCTGGCCATGCAGCGCTATGAAAAGGCGTTCCGGGCGTTCGGCTTCACCGATATTCACTATGTCTATGAGCCTGTTGCTGCCGCTTATTTCTATGCACAGGAACTGAAGGCAGCATCGACCGTTCTGGTGGCTGACTTCGGCGGCGGTACGAGCGACTTTTCCATCGTGCGATTCGAAGTGGACAAGAATGGTCTCAGCTTCATGCCACTCAGCCAGACGGGACTTGGCATCGCAGGTGATACATTCGACTATCGCATCATCGATAATGCCGTGTCGCCGCTGCTCGGGAAGGGTACGGAATACCAGTCCTTCGGCAAGCGGCTGACCATTCCGAACCATTATTATGCAAACTTTGCGCGCTGGAACACATTGTTCCTGATGAACTCTCCGGCGACTATTCGCGATCTGGACGAACTGGCCCGGCAAGCGGTCGATCCGAAGCCGCTCGAACATTTCATCAATCTGATCGAGAACGACTATGGCTACGAAATTTATCGCGCTGTGTCGGACCTGAAGGTGCGTCTTTCTTCGCAACGCATATGCGAACTACACTTCAAGGCGGACGATTTTGAAATCCGCTCTGATGTCACACGCAATGATTTCGAAAACTGGATTTTTGACGATGTGCGCCAGATCGAACAATCGGTGCAGCAGGCCGTGGACAGAGCGGGCCTTGAAACTTCGGCTATCGACCGCGTTTTCCTGACCGGCGGCACGTCTTTCGTGCCCGTCATCCGCACCGTGTTCGAGAATCGCTTCCCCGATGCCGCGGTAACAAGCTCGAACCAGTTCGATTCCATTGCCAATGGCCTCGCATTGATCGGGCAGAGCGCTGATATCGAACGCTGGGCAGTAAAATGGTAA
- a CDS encoding TenA family protein, whose product MEIIVSDNTVQAFSERLRQSTEPFWSQAVDHRLVGEIYTGTVAPDVMTRYLVQDHRFIDCFLSLLGGTLVNCDRMEAKLTLGRFIGMISSDENSYFERAFAKLAVADTERFDTPDAAPTAAFKELMLEAARSGSYAACLSVLTVAEWLYLDWAEKAPKPLPDDFIFAEWIVLHDNPYFVEFVGFLRSELDRVGPAAAEQCQQFFRRAVELEKAFFDAAYEGHS is encoded by the coding sequence ATGGAGATCATTGTGTCAGACAATACCGTCCAAGCCTTCTCTGAGCGCCTGCGGCAAAGCACCGAACCATTTTGGTCGCAGGCCGTTGACCATCGCCTCGTTGGCGAAATCTATACGGGCACTGTCGCACCCGATGTCATGACGCGCTATCTGGTGCAGGACCATCGGTTTATCGACTGCTTTTTGTCACTGCTGGGTGGAACGCTCGTCAATTGCGACAGGATGGAAGCCAAGCTGACATTGGGCCGGTTCATCGGCATGATCAGCAGCGACGAGAATTCCTATTTCGAGCGCGCCTTTGCAAAGCTTGCAGTCGCTGACACCGAGCGTTTCGATACGCCCGATGCGGCGCCGACCGCCGCATTCAAGGAACTGATGCTGGAGGCTGCGCGATCCGGCTCCTATGCGGCCTGCCTGTCGGTGCTGACGGTTGCCGAATGGCTTTATCTCGACTGGGCGGAAAAAGCGCCGAAGCCATTGCCCGACGATTTCATTTTCGCGGAATGGATCGTGCTGCACGACAATCCATATTTCGTGGAGTTCGTGGGTTTCCTGCGCTCGGAGCTCGACCGGGTTGGCCCGGCAGCGGCAGAACAATGCCAGCAGTTCTTCCGGCGAGCGGTCGAACTGGAAAAGGCATTCTTCGATGCCGCCTATGAGGGCCATAGCTGA
- a CDS encoding lysozyme inhibitor LprI family protein, with translation MRGLKIGIIGLAFSSFAVIATAQADDCQNASSQAALNECYGKAYKKSDAELNKIFKTLQNRADDADLKKKLVQSQRAWIAFRNAECDMQTVGGGSISGMAYSICLSDLTTERVTDLRKYLKCEEGDSNCPFPSASN, from the coding sequence ATGCGGGGTTTGAAGATCGGGATTATCGGGCTGGCTTTCAGTTCGTTTGCAGTCATTGCCACGGCTCAGGCCGATGACTGCCAGAACGCCAGTTCGCAAGCCGCACTCAATGAGTGTTATGGCAAGGCCTACAAGAAATCGGATGCCGAACTGAACAAGATCTTCAAGACCTTGCAGAACCGCGCCGACGATGCGGACCTGAAGAAAAAACTGGTTCAGTCGCAACGAGCCTGGATCGCCTTCCGCAATGCCGAATGCGATATGCAGACAGTTGGTGGCGGCAGCATTTCCGGCATGGCCTATTCGATCTGCCTGTCCGACCTGACGACGGAGCGCGTCACCGATCTCAGGAAATATCTCAAATGCGAGGAAGGCGACAGCAACTGTCCCTTCCCCTCCGCCAGTAACTGA
- a CDS encoding GFA family protein, which yields MEKFTGGCLCGNVRFEASGQPYRVGVCHCLDCRKHHGALFHASAIFPEAAVTVEGETRDYAGRFFCPRCGSPVFGRSADEVEVNLGSLDAPDQFRPTYELWTIRRESWLPPFPYMKGYERDRDGSSRFEN from the coding sequence ATGGAAAAATTCACGGGTGGATGCCTGTGCGGCAATGTCCGCTTTGAAGCGTCGGGACAACCCTATCGGGTCGGCGTCTGCCATTGCCTCGACTGTCGCAAGCACCACGGAGCCCTGTTTCATGCCTCGGCGATATTTCCTGAAGCTGCGGTTACGGTCGAGGGGGAAACCCGCGACTATGCGGGACGGTTTTTCTGTCCGCGTTGTGGCTCTCCGGTTTTCGGGCGCAGTGCGGATGAAGTCGAGGTCAATCTCGGTTCGCTTGATGCGCCGGACCAGTTCAGGCCGACCTATGAACTCTGGACGATCCGTCGCGAATCCTGGCTGCCGCCTTTCCCATACATGAAAGGCTATGAGCGCGACCGCGATGGGTCGAGCCGCTTCGAGAATTAG
- a CDS encoding cell wall hydrolase, whose product MRLVSLRALFGRRKAVAEPVWHYPVTGYCPEEGRYYAVRAKPRQTVHKPHRLVPLVLAAVTYLFNPNAIAFQDMASLVPSADLGAHRWTAFVAKAPVGSVHQAEMPFVDATTVTGSIATNGIEVPGIGRVALSGGRKSAKLGPDDPNPDENRINRADKTGRLVSVKPKAPAKAFTAGSMFDKISMITRPPEKTDAKMAFSSKLEGKEVAITMAFHAVMPPKIRSEMPTQLAKLITNDQPDALALGYAPATPDYGKTSPFESILKPQPDEGRFVPPIGEKDHEWAATPLPPSAFSKSEQKCLAEAVYYEARGETVKGQVAVAQVVLNRVRNPAYPGSICGVVYQNRDWLNACQFSFACDGQKHRVTEMPQWRMAQQVAKTVSAGQIWLPEVGSATHYHATYVRPFWAPTMKKVTKIGLHIFYRTYGGGWS is encoded by the coding sequence GTGCGTCTTGTATCTTTACGAGCGCTGTTTGGTCGAAGGAAGGCCGTTGCCGAGCCGGTGTGGCATTACCCTGTCACGGGCTATTGCCCGGAAGAGGGGCGCTATTACGCCGTAAGGGCAAAGCCACGCCAGACAGTTCATAAACCGCATCGTCTGGTGCCGCTGGTTCTGGCGGCGGTGACCTATCTTTTCAACCCCAATGCGATTGCCTTTCAGGATATGGCGAGCCTCGTGCCGTCTGCCGATCTTGGCGCGCATCGCTGGACCGCCTTTGTCGCCAAGGCACCGGTCGGCTCGGTGCATCAGGCCGAAATGCCGTTCGTGGATGCAACGACTGTAACCGGCAGCATCGCCACCAACGGCATCGAAGTGCCGGGTATCGGACGGGTTGCGCTCTCTGGCGGACGAAAGTCGGCAAAGCTCGGCCCGGACGATCCGAACCCGGACGAAAACCGGATCAATCGTGCCGACAAGACCGGCCGTCTGGTCTCGGTGAAACCCAAGGCACCTGCCAAGGCTTTTACCGCCGGCAGCATGTTCGACAAGATCAGCATGATCACGCGTCCGCCGGAAAAGACGGACGCGAAAATGGCTTTCTCCAGCAAGCTGGAGGGCAAGGAAGTCGCCATCACAATGGCATTCCATGCGGTCATGCCACCGAAAATACGCTCTGAAATGCCGACCCAGCTTGCCAAGCTCATTACCAATGACCAGCCGGATGCGCTGGCCCTTGGTTATGCGCCTGCGACGCCGGACTATGGCAAGACATCGCCGTTCGAAAGCATCTTGAAGCCTCAGCCGGACGAAGGCCGCTTCGTGCCCCCCATCGGTGAAAAGGATCATGAATGGGCAGCAACACCTCTGCCGCCTTCTGCTTTCAGCAAGAGCGAACAGAAGTGCCTTGCGGAGGCCGTCTATTATGAAGCGCGCGGCGAAACGGTGAAGGGGCAGGTTGCCGTCGCTCAGGTTGTCCTCAACCGTGTGCGCAACCCGGCCTATCCGGGTTCGATCTGCGGCGTGGTCTACCAGAATCGCGACTGGCTCAATGCCTGCCAGTTTTCCTTTGCCTGTGACGGCCAGAAGCACCGCGTTACTGAAATGCCGCAATGGCGTATGGCCCAACAGGTGGCAAAGACCGTATCTGCCGGTCAGATCTGGCTGCCGGAAGTGGGCTCCGCCACCCACTATCACGCGACCTATGTTCGCCCGTTCTGGGCGCCGACCATGAAAAAGGTCACGAAAATCGGCCTCCATATTTTCTATCGTACCTATGGCGGCGGGTGGAGCTGA
- a CDS encoding AtpZ/AtpI family protein, giving the protein MARGTEPGKPSGAIKNAKNEPGSGELDQRLNRLEAELAKKGVLKQPASEEERSATASSVAQAMKISSEFIAGVLVGALIGWFIDRVAGTSPWGLIVFLLLGFGAGVLNVLRSAGYVAEQGNIKSSAEKNDKK; this is encoded by the coding sequence ATGGCGCGCGGGACTGAACCCGGAAAGCCATCCGGTGCGATCAAGAATGCGAAGAACGAACCCGGTTCCGGGGAGCTGGATCAGCGTTTGAACCGCCTGGAGGCCGAACTGGCCAAGAAGGGTGTGCTCAAACAACCGGCTTCCGAAGAGGAGCGATCGGCGACTGCAAGCTCGGTCGCGCAGGCCATGAAGATTTCCAGCGAGTTTATCGCAGGGGTTCTGGTCGGTGCGCTGATTGGCTGGTTCATTGATCGTGTCGCTGGTACATCGCCCTGGGGATTGATCGTATTTCTCCTCCTTGGCTTTGGTGCTGGCGTCCTCAACGTGCTTCGTTCCGCTGGATATGTTGCCGAACAGGGCAACATTAAATCTAGCGCGGAAAAGAACGACAAGAAATAG
- a CDS encoding F0F1 ATP synthase subunit A: MANDPIHQFQVSRWIPIDVGGVDLSFTNVSAFMVATVVVASGFLYLTSSGRGLIPTRLQSVSEMAYEFVATSLRDSAGSKGMKFFPFVFSLFMFVLVANFLGLFPYFYTVTSQIIVTFALAVLVIGTVIIYGFFKHGFGFLKLFVPSGVPGIIVPLVVAIEIISFLSRPISLSVRLFANMLAGHITLKVFAGFVVSLAALGPIGIGGAILPLFMTVAITALEFLVAFLQAYVFTVLTCMYINDAVHPGH, from the coding sequence GTGGCGAACGATCCGATCCATCAGTTCCAGGTTTCCCGGTGGATTCCCATCGATGTAGGCGGCGTTGACCTGTCGTTCACGAATGTTTCGGCCTTTATGGTCGCAACTGTCGTGGTCGCTTCGGGCTTTCTCTACCTGACGTCTTCGGGCCGCGGCCTGATCCCGACCCGTTTGCAGTCGGTTTCGGAAATGGCTTACGAGTTCGTGGCCACCAGCCTGAGAGATTCGGCAGGGTCGAAGGGCATGAAGTTCTTCCCCTTCGTCTTCTCGCTCTTCATGTTCGTGCTGGTCGCGAATTTCCTCGGTCTCTTTCCGTATTTCTATACGGTTACCAGCCAGATCATCGTAACCTTTGCACTCGCCGTTCTGGTCATCGGCACGGTCATCATCTACGGTTTCTTCAAGCACGGTTTCGGCTTCCTCAAGCTCTTCGTGCCGAGCGGCGTTCCGGGCATCATCGTGCCGCTGGTTGTAGCCATTGAAATCATCTCCTTCCTGTCGCGTCCGATCAGCCTCTCGGTTCGTCTCTTTGCGAACATGCTTGCTGGTCACATCACGCTCAAGGTTTTTGCGGGCTTCGTCGTTTCGCTGGCCGCGCTCGGCCCGATCGGCATCGGCGGCGCTATCCTGCCGCTGTTCATGACGGTCGCGATCACCGCACTCGAATTCCTCGTAGCCTTCCTGCAGGCCTACGTGTTTACCGTTCTCACCTGCATGTACATCAACGACGCTGTACATCCGGGACACTGA
- a CDS encoding F0F1 ATP synthase subunit C, which produces MEAEAAKYIGAGLACFGMAGTALGLGNIFGQYLSGALRNPSAADSQFGRLVFGFAVTEALGIFSLLIALLLLFAV; this is translated from the coding sequence ATGGAAGCGGAAGCAGCAAAGTACATCGGCGCCGGTCTCGCCTGTTTCGGTATGGCCGGTACGGCTCTCGGCCTCGGCAACATCTTCGGCCAATACCTCTCCGGCGCTCTGCGCAACCCGTCCGCTGCTGACAGCCAGTTCGGCCGTCTGGTGTTCGGTTTCGCCGTTACGGAAGCTCTGGGCATCTTCTCGCTGCTCATCGCGCTTCTGCTCCTCTTCGCCGTCTAA
- a CDS encoding F0F1 ATP synthase subunit B gives MFVSTAFAQTATESQPAPAAGEHGAADAVHTETGVANDAGHGSGVFPPFDSTHYASQILWLAITFGLFYLFMSRVVLPRIGGVIETRRDRIAQDLEQAARLKQDADNAIAAYEQELTQARTKAASIAEAAREKGKGEADAERASAEAVLEGKLKEAEERIAAIKAKAMNDVGNIAEETTAEIVEQLLGAKADKASVTAAVKAANA, from the coding sequence ATGTTCGTGTCCACGGCGTTTGCCCAAACCGCCACCGAATCGCAACCGGCACCTGCTGCTGGCGAGCACGGCGCAGCCGATGCTGTGCACACCGAGACCGGGGTCGCCAACGATGCCGGACACGGCAGCGGCGTATTCCCGCCGTTTGATTCCACCCATTATGCATCGCAGATCCTCTGGCTCGCGATCACCTTCGGGCTTTTCTATCTGTTCATGTCGCGCGTGGTTCTGCCGCGCATCGGCGGCGTGATCGAAACCCGTCGTGACCGTATCGCTCAGGATCTCGAGCAGGCAGCCCGCCTCAAGCAGGATGCTGACAACGCTATTGCTGCCTATGAGCAGGAATTGACCCAGGCCCGCACCAAGGCTGCTTCGATCGCCGAAGCTGCGCGTGAAAAGGGCAAGGGCGAAGCCGACGCAGAACGCGCTTCCGCTGAAGCCGTACTGGAAGGCAAGCTCAAGGAAGCCGAAGAACGCATCGCCGCGATCAAGGCCAAGGCCATGAACGACGTCGGCAACATTGCCGAGGAAACTACGGCAGAGATCGTCGAACAGCTTCTGGGCGCCAAGGCTGACAAGGCTTCGGTAACAGCAGCCGTCAAGGCCGCTAACGCCTGA
- a CDS encoding F0F1 ATP synthase subunit B — MDATFWALVGLIIFLAILAYLKVPAMVGRSLDERADRIKNELEEARTLREEAQQLLAEYHRKRKEAEKEASDIVASAEREAKALLEDAKRATEEYVVRRNKLAEQKIATAEVDAINAVRASAVDLAVAAAGKIVADKVDAKVAGNLFKDALSQVKSNLN, encoded by the coding sequence ATGGACGCTACATTCTGGGCACTGGTTGGCCTCATCATCTTTCTGGCAATCCTGGCCTATCTGAAGGTTCCGGCCATGGTCGGTCGTTCGCTCGATGAGCGCGCTGACCGTATCAAGAACGAACTGGAAGAAGCCCGCACGCTTCGCGAAGAGGCCCAGCAGCTGCTGGCCGAATACCATCGCAAGCGCAAGGAAGCCGAAAAGGAAGCAAGCGACATCGTTGCTTCCGCCGAGCGCGAAGCCAAGGCTCTTCTCGAAGACGCCAAGCGCGCAACGGAAGAATATGTTGTACGCCGCAACAAGCTTGCCGAGCAGAAGATAGCAACGGCTGAAGTTGACGCCATCAACGCAGTTCGTGCTTCGGCAGTCGATCTTGCAGTCGCTGCAGCCGGCAAGATCGTTGCCGACAAGGTCGACGCGAAGGTCGCAGGCAACCTGTTCAAGGATGCTCTGTCGCAGGTCAAGTCGAACCTGAACTGA
- a CDS encoding NUDIX domain-containing protein produces the protein MPDIVNGVLVGPQGILLGRRSPDRRAYPNRWSFPGGHVEAGESFEYALEREIQEELGLALRAFSFLATIEVASPAASFHLYTVTAWGGRPTIRDHEHTELRWFTPQEAYTLDELALEQYRPLFHKLSGTEPCR, from the coding sequence ATGCCGGATATCGTCAATGGAGTTCTCGTCGGCCCTCAAGGTATCCTTCTCGGACGTCGCAGCCCGGATCGGCGGGCCTATCCAAACCGATGGAGTTTTCCGGGCGGCCACGTGGAAGCGGGAGAAAGCTTTGAATACGCCTTGGAAAGGGAAATCCAGGAAGAACTCGGATTAGCGCTTCGCGCGTTTTCATTTCTCGCGACGATAGAAGTGGCAAGTCCGGCAGCATCATTCCACCTCTATACCGTCACCGCCTGGGGCGGGCGCCCCACGATTCGCGACCATGAGCACACGGAACTCAGATGGTTCACACCACAGGAAGCCTACACATTGGATGAGCTGGCACTGGAGCAATACCGACCGCTGTTTCACAAGCTGAGTGGAACGGAACCGTGCCGCTGA
- a CDS encoding Lrp/AsnC family transcriptional regulator, which translates to MPKLKLDAIDRRILVALQEDARLSNVQLAEKIGLSPSPCLRRVKILETAGVIQGYHAALDRNAVGLGLTVFVGIRVERHHEETATAFRTSVQNLPEVFSCHLVSGESDFLLQVVVADLAAYERFLSGTLLRLPGVIDIRSNFAIQTVKSQGELPLARLANLED; encoded by the coding sequence ATGCCAAAACTTAAACTTGATGCCATCGACCGCAGAATACTCGTGGCGCTTCAGGAAGATGCCCGGCTCTCCAACGTCCAGCTAGCGGAGAAAATCGGCTTATCGCCCTCTCCGTGCCTGCGGCGCGTCAAAATACTCGAGACGGCCGGCGTCATTCAAGGCTATCACGCAGCGCTGGATCGCAATGCGGTCGGGCTTGGATTGACGGTCTTTGTCGGTATCCGGGTGGAGCGCCATCACGAGGAAACGGCAACTGCTTTTCGTACCTCCGTGCAGAACCTGCCGGAGGTTTTCTCCTGCCACCTTGTATCGGGGGAATCCGATTTCCTGTTGCAGGTGGTCGTGGCTGATCTCGCTGCCTATGAGCGCTTTCTATCCGGCACGCTGTTACGGCTTCCCGGCGTGATCGACATTCGAAGCAACTTTGCCATCCAGACGGTCAAGTCACAGGGAGAATTGCCGCTTGCGCGGCTGGCAAACCTCGAGGATTGA